Below is a window of Shinella sp. PSBB067 DNA.
CGCGCGGCGGCAAGCTCCGGCCTGTCGAGCACATTCGCCCGGTCGGCAAGGCGGAAGACATCGGCATAGTGCAGGACGCCGCGGGCGGACTGCATGCCGGCCGGCATGGTGAAATGATCCTGATGGCCGTTCAGCCAGGCGAGGAAGACGACGCCCGCCTTGTAATACTGCGTCGGCGCCTCGAAGATCTTGCGCGACAACGGCACGGTCGGTTCGATGACCGCACGGAAGGTCGCGACATCGCCGGCGGCAAGCGAGGCGAGCGCCTTCGACGCCTGCGGCGCGACCGCATCGAAGATGCCGAGCAGCGCATGGCTGTATTTGCGCCCGTCGCCCTCGATCAGTTCGGCATAGTTGAAATCGTCGCCGGTGAAGCAGAGTACGCCCTCCGGCAGCCGGTCACGCAGCGCCACCTCGCAGGCATTGTCGAGCAGGGAAATCTTGATGCCCTCGACCTTGTCGCGGTTCTCCTCGATGATCGAGAGCACCGCATCGAGCGCCGGCCCGAAGGCGTCCGAGCCCCAATAGCCTTTGAGTTGCGGATCGAACATGTCGCCGAGCCAGTGCAGCACGACCTTGTCCTTCGCCTGGCCGAGAATACGGCCATAGACCTTGCGGTAATCGTCCGGCGACTCGGCGATGCGGGCAAGCGCCCGGCTCGCCATCATGATCGCGCGCCCGCCATGCTTCTCCACGAAGCCGACCTGCTCCTCATAGGCTCTCACGACATCGTCCAGCGAACGGGCGGCAACGGGATCGAGATGATCCGTGCCCGCGCCGCAGGCAAGGTCCGCGCCCGGCACCGTCTTCGCCTCCGCCAGCGAGCGGCGGATCAGCTCCTGCGCGCCGGCCCAGTCCAGCCCCATCCCGCGCTGCGCGGTATCCATCGCCTCGGCGATACGGAAGCCCAGCGACCAGAGGTGATGCCGGAAGGCCATCGTCCGTTCCCAGTCGACAGCCGGCGCCTCCCACGGCCGCGCATCGCGGCGCGGGTCGGAAACCACATGGGCAGCGGCATAGGCGATACGGTTGAAGCCCGGCACCGCGGCAGGGCGTTCCGTCGGCGCGCCCACGAGCCCATAGGCTTCGACGCCACCATCGGCACGCGGCAGGGAAAGGCTGATCGACATGGAGTCCTCCCGAGGGTTTTGAAGGGCAATAATTTAGATCGTTCCAAATTTCAAGAGTGATTTTGAGGGAGAATGTTCGGCGTGATGCGGCATTCGATATGCTGGGGCGGCGACCTGACGCCGCCAGTTCGATTGGATTACCCGAAGTCCGGAAGCCCCCTCCCGACAAGCGTTCAGCTCCCCAGCCCTCAACTCTTACCTCTTACCTCTCACCTCTTACCCCTCGCCCCTTCCTCTCCTCACCTTTCCAGCCATACGAGCTTCCCCGATCGCCGGTCCTATCGAGACCGCCACTCTCTCTAGCCGCCAAGAGGCCCTTCCGGCCTGGACCCGCAGCATTGGCGACGCTTCCCGCCCTCAACCTCCCGCCCCTCCGCCGTCATCCTCGGCCTTGAGCCGAGGATCCACCACAGCCGGCTCTTGGATGCGGCATGGATGGCCGAGTCAAGCCCGACCATGACGACAGAGAGGGAGTGCCGGATGGAAGGCAAGGGTAGAGAACAGGATGACAGGAGAAGAACGGAGAGCGAAAGCAAGTTTGGAGAGCGGAGAGGCAATCGCAGATGCGGCACGCCCACCCGTCAATCCTCCAACATCACGCTTGACAAATTTGGAACGATCCAATTAATTACCCGCCAACAAGCGGGCAACAGTACCCCGCACCGGAGGATGATCGTGAACAAGAGCCGAGTGACCGTCGTCGATATCGCGCGCGCCGCCGGCGTGTCGAAGTCGACCGTCTCGCTCGTCCTGCAGGCAAGTCCGCTCGTCAACGAGGCGACGCGTGCCAAAGTAAACGCGGTCATCCGCGAGCTCGGCTATGTCTACAATCGCGGTGCGGCGAACCTGCGCCAGTCGGCCTCCTCGCGGATCATCGGCATCATCGTCAACGACCTCACCAACTCCTTCTTCGCGGAGCTGGCGGTCGGCATGGACATGGTGATGCAGTCGGCCGGCTACGTGCAGTTCCTGTCGAATTCCGCCGAAAGCGTCGACCGCCAGCGCGAGGTCATCGCCTCCATGCGCGAGCACGGCATTTCCGGCCTGATCCTCTCGCCCGCCCGCGGCACGGAAGCCGCGGACCTGAAACCGCTCGCGGCGAGCGGCATTCCCGTCGTCGCCGTGGTGCGCAACGTGGTGGGCGCGAAGATCTCCTCGCTTCTTTCCGACAATTATGCCGGCGCGAAGGATGCGGTTCGCCATCTCGTCTCGCTCGGCCACAGTCGCATCGCCTTCCTCGGCGGCATTGCCAATACGACGGTCTTTACCGAACGCGTGCAGGGCTGGCGCGATGCGCTTGCCGAAGCGGGCCTGGAAGCGCCGGATGCGCTGGTCATCGGCACGACGGCCTCGCGCGCCGGCGGCGTCGCGGCCATCGAGCGCGCCCTGCTGCTGGCGAACCAGCCGACGGCGGCGCTCTGCTTCAACGACGCGGCCGCCTTCGGCGTCTGCGACGGGCTGCGCGCCGCCGGCAAGGAGCCCGGCCGCGATTTCGGCGTGGTCGGCTTCGACGACGTGATCGAGGCCGAGACAGCCGTGCCGGCGCTGACGACCGTTTCCGTCGATCCGCAGGGCATGGGCCGGCGGGCGGCGCAGCTTCTCTTGAAACAGATCAATGCGGGCCGTGTGGAGCCCGAGGCCATCGTCAGCTCCGTGCGCCTCGTCGTGCGCCAGAGCTGCGGCGCCGGCCAGAAGACGAGGAGGATGTCGGCATGACACGATGGGGACTGATCGGCGCGAGCACGATCGCGAAGGAATGGGTGACAAGCGCGATCCGCGCGACGGGTGGCGAGGTCGTCACGGTGATGAGCACCAGCGCCGAGCGCGGCAGGGCCTATGCGGCCGAGCAGGGCATCGCAAGGTCGGTGACGACGCTCGACGCGCTGGTGAACGATCCCGAGATCGACGCCGTCTACATCTCCACCACCAACGAGCTGCACCGCGACCAGGCGCTCGCCGCCGCGAAGGCCGGCAAGCACATCCTCTGCGAAAAGCCGCTCGCCATGGCGCTCACCGATGCGCGCACCATGGTACAGGCCGCGAAGGATGCCGGCATCGTCATGGCGACCAACCATCACCTGCGCAATGCCGCGACACACCGGGCGATGCGCGAGGCGATCAAGGCCGGCCGCATCGGCACGCCGCTTGCCGCCCGCGTCTTCCACGCCGTCTACCTGCCGCCGCACCTGCAAGGCTGGCGGCTCGACAAGCCGGAGGCCGGCGGCGGCGTGATCCTCGACATCACCGTGCACGATGCCGACACGCTGCGCTTCGTGCTCGACAGCGACCCGGTGGAGGCGATCGCCTTCGCGCAGGCCGGCGGCATGGGCAAGGCCGGGCTGGAGGACGCCGTGATGGGCGTGCTGCGCTTCAAGAACGGCGTCATCGCCCAGTTCCACGACGGCTTCACCACCAAATTCGCCGAGACGGGCCTTGAGGTA
It encodes the following:
- a CDS encoding LacI family DNA-binding transcriptional regulator yields the protein MNKSRVTVVDIARAAGVSKSTVSLVLQASPLVNEATRAKVNAVIRELGYVYNRGAANLRQSASSRIIGIIVNDLTNSFFAELAVGMDMVMQSAGYVQFLSNSAESVDRQREVIASMREHGISGLILSPARGTEAADLKPLAASGIPVVAVVRNVVGAKISSLLSDNYAGAKDAVRHLVSLGHSRIAFLGGIANTTVFTERVQGWRDALAEAGLEAPDALVIGTTASRAGGVAAIERALLLANQPTAALCFNDAAAFGVCDGLRAAGKEPGRDFGVVGFDDVIEAETAVPALTTVSVDPQGMGRRAAQLLLKQINAGRVEPEAIVSSVRLVVRQSCGAGQKTRRMSA
- a CDS encoding dihydrodipicolinate synthase family protein; its protein translation is MSISLSLPRADGGVEAYGLVGAPTERPAAVPGFNRIAYAAAHVVSDPRRDARPWEAPAVDWERTMAFRHHLWSLGFRIAEAMDTAQRGMGLDWAGAQELIRRSLAEAKTVPGADLACGAGTDHLDPVAARSLDDVVRAYEEQVGFVEKHGGRAIMMASRALARIAESPDDYRKVYGRILGQAKDKVVLHWLGDMFDPQLKGYWGSDAFGPALDAVLSIIEENRDKVEGIKISLLDNACEVALRDRLPEGVLCFTGDDFNYAELIEGDGRKYSHALLGIFDAVAPQASKALASLAAGDVATFRAVIEPTVPLSRKIFEAPTQYYKAGVVFLAWLNGHQDHFTMPAGMQSARGVLHYADVFRLADRANVLDRPELAAARMKSLMAVLGVA
- a CDS encoding Gfo/Idh/MocA family protein, with product MTRWGLIGASTIAKEWVTSAIRATGGEVVTVMSTSAERGRAYAAEQGIARSVTTLDALVNDPEIDAVYISTTNELHRDQALAAAKAGKHILCEKPLAMALTDARTMVQAAKDAGIVMATNHHLRNAATHRAMREAIKAGRIGTPLAARVFHAVYLPPHLQGWRLDKPEAGGGVILDITVHDADTLRFVLDSDPVEAIAFAQAGGMGKAGLEDAVMGVLRFKNGVIAQFHDGFTTKFAETGLEVHGTDGSLIGRNVMTQRAAGTVTLRDASGEHDLPLDHKNLYETALSAFHAAVAGKGRPSATGEDGIWSLATGLAVVEAARTGRTIRIETGF